ATCAACTTCGTCACCTGCCACGACGGCTTCACCCTGCACGATCTGGTCTCCTACAACGAGAAGCACAACGAGGCCAACGGCGAGGACAACAGGGACGGCACCGACGACAACCGCTCGTGGGACGCCGGCACCGAGGCGCTGCGCGAGCAGCAGAAGCGCAACTTCCTGACCACGCTCTTCCTCTCGCAGGGCGTGCCGATGCTCTCCCACGGCGACGAGATCGGCCGCACCCAGAAGGGCAACAACAACGGCTACTGCCAGGACAACGAGGTGACCTGGGTCGACTGGTCGGACGTGCGGCACAACTGGCTGCTGCTGGAGTTCACCCAGCGCCTGGCCAAGCTGCGCAGGGAGCATCCGGTGTTCAGGCGCAGGCGCTTCTTCTACGACATGGCCTGGCTGACCCCCTCGGGAGAGGTGATGACCGACGCCGACTGGAACGTCGGCTACGCCAGGTCGCTGGCCGTCTTCCTCAACGGCAAGGCGATCACCGAACCGGACAAGAGGGGCAGACCCATCGTCGATGACTCGTTCCTCGTGCTGTTCAACGCTCACCACGACACCATCAAGTTCACGATCCCGAAGGACTACGGCGAGATGTGGCTGACCGAGATCGACACCGCGATGCCGATCATGCTGGACACCAGGATCCGCAGGGCGGGAGACGGACTCAAGGTGCCGGGACGTTCGATGCGGGTGTTGCGCGGTGTCTAGGCCGATCTCGACCTACCGGGTCCAGCTGACCCCCGACTTCGGCTTCGCCGAGGTGGCGGGGATCGCCCCCTACCTGCGCGACCTCGGCGTCAGTCATGTCTACCTGTCGCCGGTGCTGCAGGCGGTGCCGAACTCCCGGCACGGCTACGACGTCATCGACCACTCCAAGATCAGGGAGGAGTTCGGCGGGGCCAAGGGATTCCGCGAGATGGCCGAGGCGCTGGCCGCGCACGATCTGGCCGTCGTGGTGGACATCGTGCCCAACCACATGAACACCGCCAACGCGCAGTTCCTGTCCGTGCTCGAGGAGGGGGCGGCCTCGCCGTACGCGGACTGGTTCGACATCGAGTGGCGCGACGGCAAGGTGATCGTGCACCGCTTCGCCGACGACCTGCCGCAGTCGGAGCACTACACCGTCGTCGACTGGCGGGAGGGGCCCGGCTACCGGCGCTTCTTCGACGTCTCGTCGCTGATCGGGCTGCGCGTGGAGGACCCCGCGGTGTTCTTCGCCACGCACGAGGTCATCTTCTGGCTGCTGGACGAGGGCCTGGTCGAGGGGTTGCGGGTGGACCACCCCGACGGGCTGGCCGACCCGCGACGCTACCTCGACATGCTGAGGGACAGGACCGGCGGCGTCTGGACGGTGGTGGAGAAGATCCTCATCGGCGACGAGCGGCTGCCGGGCGACTGGGCGTGCGACGGCACGACGGGCTACGACGCGCTCAACCGCGTCAACGGGCTGTTCGTCGACCCCGAGGGCAGGGCGCCGCTGGTCGAGCTGTTCACCCGGATGACCGGGCAGGACGCCGACTACCACGCCGTGATGGCGCAGGCGAAGCGCGAGGTGATCGACCTGTTCTTCCGCTCCGAGGTCGATCGCCTGGCCCGCGTCGCGGGCGCCTCCGTCGAGGACCTCACCGACCTGCTGGTGCGGATGCCCGTCTACCGGGCCTACGTCACGCCGGGGGAGCCGGTGGATCCCCTGGCGCGCCAGATCGTGGAGTCGGCCGCGCCGAACCCCGAGACCGCGCGAGCCGTCCTGTACGGCTCGCCCGAGGCGATCATCCGCTTCCAGCAGACCTGCGGCCCCGTCATGGCCAAGGGCGTGGAGGACACCGCGCTCTACCGCTGGTATCCGCTGGCCTGCCTGAACGAGGTGGGCGGCGAGCCCGACCGCTTCGGCGTGCCGGTGGCGGAGTTCCACGACTACTGCGCCGGCATGTCCCCCTTCACGATGACCACGCTGTCCACCCACGACACCAAACGCTCGGAGGACGTGCGCGCCCGCCTCCAGGTGCTGTCGGAGCTGCCCGCGGAGTGGGCGGAGGCGGTGCGCGGCTGGTCGGAGCAGGTGTCCTTCGACCCGCGCCTCGACTACCTGGCCTGGCAGACGCTCATGGCCGTCTGGCCGATCTCCGTGGAGCGCTTCACCGACTACCTGCTCAAGGCCGCGCGCGAGGCCAAGACCGCTACCTCGTGGGTCGCCCCCGACCCCGCCTACGAGGAGGGGCTGCGCGCCTTCGCCCGCAAGGCGGTCGAGCTGCCGATCGGCGACTTCACCGCCCTCGTCGACCGCCACGCCGTCGCCAACTCCCTCGGCCAGAAGCTGGTCCAGCTCATGATGCCGGGCGTGCCTGACGTCTACCAGGGCACCGAGCGGACCGACTTCTCCCTGGTCGACCCGGACAACCGGCGGCCCGTCACCTTCCCCTGCGCCGCCGACTCGCCGTGGGACGCGGCGAAGGTGCTGGTCACCACCCAGGCGCTGCGGCTGCGCCGCAGGCTCGGCCACGGCGCGCCGTACGAGCCGATGGCCGCGGAGGGCGAGGCCGCCGAGCACGCGATCGCCTTCGGCAGGGGGCGCGCGGTGGCCGTGGCGACCCGCCTGCCCGTACGGCTGGCCGCCCGCGGCGGCTGGGGTGCGGCCTCGCTCGCCCTGCCCCACGGCAGCTGGCGAGACCTGCTGACCGGCGGCCTGTACAGCGGCCGCACCCCCCTCGCACACCTGCTCAGCCGCCACCCCGTCGCACTCCTGGAGAGACATGATCTTTGAGGTCTGGGCGCCCCGAGCGACCTCCATCGAGCTCTCACTGCCGGACAGCCGGCGGCCACTGCGACGCAGGGACAACGGCTGGTGGTCGGTGGAAGCGCCGGAGGCCGGCCACGGCACCGACTACCGCTACTTCGTCGACGGCCAGGGCCCCTACCCCGACCCCCGATCCCGCCGGCAGCCCGAAGGGATCTTCGGGCCCAGCCGCGTCTACGACCACGCCCGCTTCACCTGGAGCGACCACGCGTGGACGGGCCGGGACCTGCGCGGCTCGATCATCTACGAGCTGCACGTGGGCACCTTCACGGCCGACGGCACCTTCGTCGCGGCGCTCGACCGCCTCGACCACCTGGTCGAGCTCGGCGTCGACTTCGTCGAGCTCATGCCGGTCGCCCCCGTGCCCGGCGGGCGCAACTGGGGCTACGACGGCGTCGACCTCTACGCGGTGAACGAGACCTACGGCGGGCCCGACGGGCTCAAGGAGTTCGTCGACGGCTGCCACCGCGCGGGCCTGGGCGTCATCCTCGACGTCGTCTACAACCACCTCGGTCCCTCGGGCAACTTCCTGCATCCCTTCGGCCCGTACTTCTCGGGGCACGCGGGGAGCTTCTGGGGTGAGGCGGTGAACCTCGACGGGCCCGACTCCGACGAGGTCAGGCGCTACTTCATCGGCAACGCGCTGCAGTGGCTGCGCGACTACCACATCGACGGGCTGCGGCTCGACGCCGTCCACGCCCTGCACGACCGCCGCGCCGTCCACCTGCTGGCCGAACTGGCCGCCGAGGTGGACGCCCTGGCCTGCTCCGTGGGCCGGCCGCTGACGCTGATCGCCGAGTCGGACCTCAACGACCCGCGCATGATCACCCCGCTGGAGGCGGGCGGCCTGGGCATGACCGCGCAGTGGAACGACGACGTGCACCACGCGCTGCACACGGCCGTGTCGGGGGAGCGGCACGGCTACTACGCCGACTTCGCCTCGATGGAGGCGCTGGCCAAGGCCCTCACCAACGGCTTCGTCCACGACGGAGGCTACTCGAGCTTCCGCGGGCGCTCGCACGGGGCCCCTCCGCGCGGGATCCCCGGCTACCGCATGGTGTGCTGCCTGCAGAACCACGACCAGGTCGGCAACCGGCCCGCGGGTGACCGGCTGCCGATGACCGCGCTGAAGCTGGGCGCGGGGCTCCTGCTGACCTCGCCGTTCACGCCCATGCTGTTCATGGGGGAGGAGTGGGGCGCGCGCACGCCGTTCCCGTTCTTCACCGACCACGTCGAGGCGGCGCTGCGCGAGGGCGAGGCCGAGCGCAGGGCGCGCGAGTTCGAGGGCTTCGGCTACGACTGGATCGCGCCGGACCCCTCGGACGAGGACACCTTCCTGCGCGCCAAGCTCGAATGGAGCGAGCTCAAGGACGAGGAGCACTGGTCGCTGCTGTGCTGGTACCGCGATCTGATCGCGCTGCGCAAGGCCCTGCCCGAGCTCACCGACCCCCGCATGGACCGGGTGCGCGTCGAGTTCGACGAGGCCGCGCGATGGCTCAAGGTGCATCGATCGTCACTGTGCGTGATGGTTAATTTTTGTCCGGATTCTGTGACGTTGACTGTTCCGATGGGGGCCGTTCTGCTGGCCTCTGATGAGGGTGTTACCGCAGGTAGAGACTGGATCAGACTGCCCGGTCAGACCCTCGTGATCTACCGGTCCGAGATGAACCCGTAATACGGACAGCCCGATAACCTGCGACGTGCCGTCAAGCCCCTCTCAAGGGACGGTCACGGCTTTCTCGTCGCGGGGGCGACCCTTCCTTCAGGCTGCCCGGCCCCCGTTCGTCCGAACGGAGGGCAATGGGCAAGTACCTGCTGCGCAGGCTGCTGTCGAGCGTCATCCTGGTGGCCATCGCCGCGAGTCTCGCGTACCTGCTGGCCGCCGGCAGCCTCAACCCTCGCGCCAACTACACGGGCCGCCAGCCGCCCATCCCGGTGGGGGTCGTCGACAGCACGCTGAGCGAGTACAACCTCAACGACAAGACGCCCCTGCTCGAGCGGTACGGCACCTGGGTGTCCGGCCTGGTCCGGGGCGACTTCGGCAAGACCTGGGACGGCGGCTCGGTCAACCAGCAGATGGGTCAGCGCGTGGGGGTGAGCCTGCGGCTGCTGCTGATCGGCACGCTGCTGGGATCCGCGCTCGGGGTCGCGGTGGGCGCCTTCGCCGCGATCAGGCAGTACCGCATCAGCGACAGAACGATCGGCGTGGCCTCGTTCGTCATCATGGCGGTGCCGGTCTTCGTGCTGGCGACGCTGCTGAGCATGGGCGCCACCGGGCTCAACAACGCCGTCGGCCACACGCTGATCGAGTACACCGGTGAGTACAACCCGGCGCTCAGCGGCATCGACGAGCTGCTCAACAGGCTCAACCACCTGATCCTGCCGACGATCTCGCTCTGTCTCGGGCAGATCGCCTTCTACAGCCGCATCCAGCGCAACATGATGCTGGACGTGCTCGGCCAGGACTTCGTCCGCACCGCGCAGGCCAAGGGCCTCAGCCGCAGGACGGCGCTGGTCAAGCACGCGCTGCGCACCGCCCTCGTGCCCGCGGCGACCTACTTCGCCTTCGCCTTCGGCACGATGCTGACGGGGGCCACCTTCACCGAGAAGATCTTCGGCTGGCACGGCATGGGCGAGTGGCTGGTGGACTCCATCCAGCACAACGACACCAACGCCGTCGCGGCCGTCGCCCTGTTCGCCGCCGTCTGCGTGCTCGTGGCAGGGGTCCTGTCCGACCTGCTCGTCGCGGCGCTCGACCCGAGAGTGCGGGTGAGCTAGACATGCGTTCCAAGGTCGTCCTGCGCCGGGTGATGGCCAAGCCGCAGGTCGTCGTCGGCCTGGTCGGTGTGCTGGCGCTGCTCGCGCTGGCCTACCTCGGCCCTCTCTTCGGCCAGTACCACTGGGAGAAGAAGGACTTCACCGCCTTTCTCACGCCGCCCGGCGCCGACCACTGGTGGGGCACCACCCAGATCGGCCAGGACATGTTCGCGGTGACGCTGCGCGGCATGCAGAAGTCGATCCTCATCGGCTTCCTGGTCGCGCTCATCTCCACCGGTCTGGCCGCGCTCGTCGGAGCCTTCGCCGGCTACTTCGGCGGCAAGCTCGACAAGATCCTCATGTGGGGCACCGACCTGTTGCTCGTCCTGCCGAGCTTCCTGATCATCGCGGTCATCTCGCCACGGCTGGAGAGCGGCAGCTGGCTGATGTTCGTCGTGCTGCTGGCCGCCTTCTCCTGGATGATCACCTCGCGCGTCGTCAGGAGCATGACGCTCTCCCTGCGCGAGCGGGAGTACGTGCTCGCCGCGCGCTACATGGGCATCCCCGACTGGAAGATCATTTTCCGGCACGTGGTCCCGAACATGTCGTCCCTGCTGATCATCGACGCCACCATGAACGTGAGCGGCGCGATCATCGGCGAGACCGCGCTGTCGTACTTCGGGTTCGGCGTCAGGCCGCCGGACGTGTCGCTCGGCACGCTGATCTCGGCGGGCGGCGGGAGCACGGCGATCAGCTACCCGTGGCTGTTCCTCTTCCCCGCCGGCCTGCTGGTCCTGCTGGTCCTGTTCATCAACCTCATCGGCGACGGACTGCGCGACGCCCTCGACCCGGGGAGCACCTCATGACGATCCTCGAGGTGAACGACCTCACCGTGACCTTCCGCGGCGGCGTCAAGGCCGTCAGGGGCGTCTCCTACCAGGTCGGCAGGGGCGAGGTCCTCGGCATCGTGGGCGAGTCGGGCTCGGGCAAGTCGGTGACCTCGCTGGCCGTGATGGGCCTGCTGCCGGCCGGCGCGGAGGT
This window of the Nonomuraea africana genome carries:
- a CDS encoding ABC transporter permease, coding for MGKYLLRRLLSSVILVAIAASLAYLLAAGSLNPRANYTGRQPPIPVGVVDSTLSEYNLNDKTPLLERYGTWVSGLVRGDFGKTWDGGSVNQQMGQRVGVSLRLLLIGTLLGSALGVAVGAFAAIRQYRISDRTIGVASFVIMAVPVFVLATLLSMGATGLNNAVGHTLIEYTGEYNPALSGIDELLNRLNHLILPTISLCLGQIAFYSRIQRNMMLDVLGQDFVRTAQAKGLSRRTALVKHALRTALVPAATYFAFAFGTMLTGATFTEKIFGWHGMGEWLVDSIQHNDTNAVAAVALFAAVCVLVAGVLSDLLVAALDPRVRVS
- a CDS encoding ABC transporter permease, producing MRSKVVLRRVMAKPQVVVGLVGVLALLALAYLGPLFGQYHWEKKDFTAFLTPPGADHWWGTTQIGQDMFAVTLRGMQKSILIGFLVALISTGLAALVGAFAGYFGGKLDKILMWGTDLLLVLPSFLIIAVISPRLESGSWLMFVVLLAAFSWMITSRVVRSMTLSLREREYVLAARYMGIPDWKIIFRHVVPNMSSLLIIDATMNVSGAIIGETALSYFGFGVRPPDVSLGTLISAGGGSTAISYPWLFLFPAGLLVLLVLFINLIGDGLRDALDPGSTS
- the treZ gene encoding malto-oligosyltrehalose trehalohydrolase — encoded protein: MIFEVWAPRATSIELSLPDSRRPLRRRDNGWWSVEAPEAGHGTDYRYFVDGQGPYPDPRSRRQPEGIFGPSRVYDHARFTWSDHAWTGRDLRGSIIYELHVGTFTADGTFVAALDRLDHLVELGVDFVELMPVAPVPGGRNWGYDGVDLYAVNETYGGPDGLKEFVDGCHRAGLGVILDVVYNHLGPSGNFLHPFGPYFSGHAGSFWGEAVNLDGPDSDEVRRYFIGNALQWLRDYHIDGLRLDAVHALHDRRAVHLLAELAAEVDALACSVGRPLTLIAESDLNDPRMITPLEAGGLGMTAQWNDDVHHALHTAVSGERHGYYADFASMEALAKALTNGFVHDGGYSSFRGRSHGAPPRGIPGYRMVCCLQNHDQVGNRPAGDRLPMTALKLGAGLLLTSPFTPMLFMGEEWGARTPFPFFTDHVEAALREGEAERRAREFEGFGYDWIAPDPSDEDTFLRAKLEWSELKDEEHWSLLCWYRDLIALRKALPELTDPRMDRVRVEFDEAARWLKVHRSSLCVMVNFCPDSVTLTVPMGAVLLASDEGVTAGRDWIRLPGQTLVIYRSEMNP
- the treY gene encoding malto-oligosyltrehalose synthase; protein product: MSRPISTYRVQLTPDFGFAEVAGIAPYLRDLGVSHVYLSPVLQAVPNSRHGYDVIDHSKIREEFGGAKGFREMAEALAAHDLAVVVDIVPNHMNTANAQFLSVLEEGAASPYADWFDIEWRDGKVIVHRFADDLPQSEHYTVVDWREGPGYRRFFDVSSLIGLRVEDPAVFFATHEVIFWLLDEGLVEGLRVDHPDGLADPRRYLDMLRDRTGGVWTVVEKILIGDERLPGDWACDGTTGYDALNRVNGLFVDPEGRAPLVELFTRMTGQDADYHAVMAQAKREVIDLFFRSEVDRLARVAGASVEDLTDLLVRMPVYRAYVTPGEPVDPLARQIVESAAPNPETARAVLYGSPEAIIRFQQTCGPVMAKGVEDTALYRWYPLACLNEVGGEPDRFGVPVAEFHDYCAGMSPFTMTTLSTHDTKRSEDVRARLQVLSELPAEWAEAVRGWSEQVSFDPRLDYLAWQTLMAVWPISVERFTDYLLKAAREAKTATSWVAPDPAYEEGLRAFARKAVELPIGDFTALVDRHAVANSLGQKLVQLMMPGVPDVYQGTERTDFSLVDPDNRRPVTFPCAADSPWDAAKVLVTTQALRLRRRLGHGAPYEPMAAEGEAAEHAIAFGRGRAVAVATRLPVRLAARGGWGAASLALPHGSWRDLLTGGLYSGRTPLAHLLSRHPVALLERHDL